In Diceros bicornis minor isolate mBicDic1 chromosome 21, mDicBic1.mat.cur, whole genome shotgun sequence, the sequence GCAGGAGCAGGCCTCAGTTGGGCCAGCCTGCAGGAGCCCATGGTGttcaggcaggccccaggggacTCCCAAGCCTGTGTCCCTCTCTCTTTACCAGTGTGGTCCTCGGGAAGAAACACCTCCCCTGAGGCCCCAAGGGCTCCAACGAGGTGCGTGGGCAGAAGCCCAGGAGAGGCCTGATAACAGTCTAGGAAGGAGTGCTCTCCCAGAGGGGCTGCCTGGGACCATGGGCACCTTCCACAGTGGTCAGGCAGGAGGGAGATCGCCTAAAATAAACGGCATTCACATCTGTGCCTCTGATTGTCTATGATGACAACTGGGTTtctccatccataaaatggaCACAATAGGGCTGCCTGAGGCGCcgccctggtggcgcaagtggttaggtgcacgcgctccacacaggggagcccagggttcgcaggttcggatcctgggtgctcaccgatgcaccacttgtcaggccatgctatggcagcatcccatataaagtggaggatggcagcgtcccatataaagtggaggaagatgggcagggatgttagcccagggccaatcatcctcagcaagaagaggaggattggcagatgttagctcagagctgatgatcttcctcacaaaaaaaaaaaaaaattaaaaaaaggctgCCTGAGTCTCAGGAGGACACTAAGCTGCCAAGGCTTGATCCTCAGAGAGGCCAAAGTGCCCTGTGGGCTCAGGACCCCAGAGAGCTTGGTGAGAGGGTGCAGATGCCAGGAAGCCAGGTGTCTGGGGAGCAGCCCCTCAGCTGAGTGCTGGTCTCCCACCAGCCTgccttcagagaggccttcctagAGGAGCCAGCCTGGCCCTGTGGGGCGGGGACTAAGGAGAGGAAGAACCCAGGGGTTCCCCACGTGCATACCCAGTCCCAGCCCTTGtcctcctgggagaggagagcaccaGGCTTTGGTGCTCTCCTGTCCCAGGCCCCAGTTGGACGTGCCAGGCTGCTGGGTGGCCAGTTCACCAAATGTAACCCGGAGGTCATCCTCAACAGCTCTGGTGGGGTACTGTGCCCGGATGTGGCCAGAATGAGAACAAGCTAAGTCAGGCCAGAGGCAGGGAAGGTAGggtcagagcagccccttccAAGTGGGAAGGTCCCTTGGTGGTAGCTTTCACCACCCTGCCTTTGAGCTCCCTCCTCTTGCCAATGGCAATGAAAAAGTCCCTGCGGATAGGGATCCCCCCAGCCATGGCCAAGGATCAGGCCAAACATACCAGAGGCAGAGACCTCATGCTCCTCCTACCCTATCCTTTTAGGAGCTGGGCTCACACCCCCTTCCAGTCATGCTGGTCACTGTCCCCCACTGTGTCACCCTTGCTGTCTGGCTGGTGGCAGTGATAGTCCCTTCAGAGGAAACACCTGGGACTCAGGCAGGTCTCTGAGGAGGGAGGTGTCACCAGCCCTGGTGTGGCAGGTGTGGCCAACACACCTAAAGCTCACCTGACaggctgaggaagctgaggcctcgGGGCCgctcctggaggacagacagGAGCTCCTCCAGGCCAGCACAGCCGATCTCGGGGTTGGCAGATAGGTCCAGTGAGATGAGCGAGGGGCACAGAGGGAGACATCTGAGACAATGAAGGAAGAAGCATGAAGGTCAGCTTCCAGGGAGGGAGGCCCCCCTCCACTAGGTAAAGCTGCTCTAGGCAAGCCCACAGCTCTGGGAGCCACAGGCTAGGCCTAgcaggccccagccccagccaggcAAGGACATGTGCCAGGACCACAGGGGCCAGGCCTGGGTGTGCCTGCCTGGCTTGGGCATCCCTAACACTCCCGAGAGCCGCTGATGCTGGACAGTCATGAGAGCAGTGGCCCTTGTGTGGACTGTTGCACAAAGAGTGACAGGAAAGGATACACCGGAGGGAAAGGCTCTCAAGAGCCACGGGACTGTGGGAAGAGAGAAACATGAGGAGGGCCGGCCCACAGGCAGCGGAGAAGCTGGAAGGagccaggtcttggggcacactTGGGGAAGGAGCTGGCACCACCTCTGTGGTCCTTCCCTGCCTGACCCAGCTCCCCCAGGCTCCTGGGCCTTGAGAGCAGGCAGTGGAGGCACAGGCAGGGTGGCGTTACCTGCTCAGGTCTCTCACTGCCTTGTCACCCAGGTGGTTTGCAGACAGACTCAGGTGCGCCAGAGCACAGCCTTCCTAGATAGAGCAGAGGTCCAGGGGGGCTGGACTGAGTGGGGACCCTGCCCTCCCTGCTGTTCTCCCAGTGGAGGCCCCATATCCCAGACACCTTCCCTTTTCCTTGGGAACGAGGGGGCAAAGACTGCCCGACTCCTGAGGCACCAGAGGGGAGCAGCGTCCCCTGAATTTGCAGATCAGAAGGAAACACCTCTCCTTCTGGTGCAAGTCACACTTTGCGCACTATGACATGAAAATCACAGGGACTCAGTCCTGCCTGGAAGAGCCCCCAGGAGAGAGTCTGGTGTGCCCCTTGGGACCTGCCAGGCAGCTCTACAGTAAGCTTCCCCAACAGCTGCTCTTTCCTACCCTGCAACCCTCCtgccagccccctgcccccaggcttCAACTGCGGGACCTTTGGCCAGGGTTCCTTGGCTTGGCGCCCCTCCCTAACTGCATACCTTAGTTAGGTATCTGACCACGGGCTCCATGAGGCCTGTGTCACTCTTGCTGGCTGCCACGGAGTTGAGCTCCAGGCGCAGGAGGGTGTGGGTGGGCAGGCTCTGCAGGGCCTGAGCAAGGGCGGAGGTGCCCAGCATGTTGTAGGACAGGGACAGCGTCTTCAGGCGCTTGGCATCTGCACCGGGGCCCAGAACCTCTGTCAGCCACAGGTGGCCACCACCCCAGCCCTGTTGCGTAATCCTGGGCCCTAAACCCTCATAGCCCTCTGGGGAAGCTGTCAGGGGAAGCCCTGGGATTCTGTGCacaaggaaatggaggcagctcTTGCCCAGGGTCTCccagctggggagggggcagggccagACGCCTGAGCCCAGCTTCTCCCCACCATTTCTGAGTCCCCTGACCACCCCCACTGACTACCTCTCTCAACCCCTGGACATGCCCTCCTGATGGCAACTGGAATCCTGGGGCCAGGGAGCAAATGTACCTTGGAAGGCACTGCCCAGGGCCATCTGGTGGCTCAGGAAGAAGCTGGGGCCAAAACCACAGGCCTGGAGGTGCAGGGTGATGAGTGAGGGGCAGGACCGCAGGACAGAGGCCAGGGCCTGGCCACAGCCATTGCCAAGGGGATTCATGCTTAAATCCAGCTCCTCCAAGTTCTGCCGAAGACACAGGCCCCCCAAAGGATCTGGTCTCCTTGCTGTCCCAGAGCTGGGCAGTGGCCAGCACTCCCAACCGCACCTCTCCACCCAATGACCGGAGGAACGTGAACGTCCTGACACCGCCCTGGTGCCAGCCCGCTGTTCCCTGTGCCTCTACCTGCAAGGTGGTGTGCCCCAGGAGGCCCGTGGCAAGCTGGCGCAGGCCTTCAGGGCCCAGGTGATTAGAGGACAGGTCGAGGAGGGTCAGGCTGGGCACAGTGCCCAGGGCAGCCAGCAGCTCAGCGGCACATCCGTCCCCCAGCCGGTTCCCTGCCAGGCGCAGCTCCCGGAGTGCCGCGTGCAGCTTGAGCGCCCGCAGCAGGGGTGTGAGCTGGGCCTGGCCCAGGGCCAGGGAGCAGGCGCTGAACGAGGGGCCTGAGCCGTGGCGCTCCATGGCCTGCAACACCTGCTGGTGCTCCCCTGGAGGGGGTTGTGGTGTCACCAGGGCCAGAGTGCCTGTTCTGCCCTGTGAATCCAGGATGGCACACCAGGCGGCTGCTCCTTACTCAGGAGCCCCGGGGCACCCACTGGAGcttctgcagggcccactcccaCAAGCCTGTGGACCCAGCACGCTGTGAGCCCCGTGCATGGCCGGTGGATGGGGCTGACCCATCCCTTCCCCATCAGGCCCTCCCCAGCAGGGCCCTGACCCCCAAGAGCCACGCCCACACTTCACAGTCCCTGAGGCTAGCTTCCTTGGAAGCTTCCCTGGCGCTCCCAGCCATGCCACACTTCCCACCCGCGGCCAGCCTCCACGGCTCTGGTGGCTCTCTGCAGTTCCCCCTCCAGACAGAGCCATCTTCCCCCACCCGCCGTCCACATGTGTAGGCACTGGGTGGGGAAGGAACACCTGAAGACAGGTGTGGTGGAAGGGAGCCTGGGTGGACACCTGCGAGTGGCATGAGGAGGTGGATCCTGCACACCCAGCCCCTCTGCCCAGGCCGAGGGTCCTCCTGGGCCCCTACCTTGCTCCAGGCTCTGGCAGGCCCTGCGGTAGCGGTCGGTCAGTGGGGGGAGGTCCCAAGAAGTCACTTCAGCCAACACCTGGAGAGCACCATTGCCACACAgccccagggctgccagtgccaggGCACACCCAAGCTCAGTGCCCGGCCTGCTACTCACCTCCTCATTGCTCTGCAGCACGTCGGGGATGGGGTCCTGCGGGGCCAGGAGGGCCCCCTCCTTTTGTAGAGTAAGCCGCGGTAGCAGCCCACAGGCCTGGTAGTAGCGCTGGGCGGCCTGTTCGGCCAGCCAGGCCACAGAGTAAGCCTCCCTGCTGTGGGGACAGAGAGTATGCTGAGCCCTGGACACAGCCAGCTTCCTGCACATACTGAGGAAAGGCTCTGGGTCCTGCCAGCCCTGCTGTGGGTTGACAGCTCCCTTGTctggctccttcccctcccccgcccctgcTTGGGACATGCCAGTGGCCCCTGAAGCCTGGCACACCTCCAGCTCCTCCAGGCAGTTCCTAGGACCCCGGTGCCTGACCTGACCACTCCAGGCCCTGCTTATGCCTTACTTTGGCCTGTAGCCTCAACCCAGCTACCAAGGCCCCCGGGCCAGCAGGGATGAGACATCCAGTCAAAGTGAGCCAGGTCACATGTCCCACCTGATGCGCAAACACGAGGGTTCTTTGGTGCCACCCCCTGGCACAGAGCCCACAGGGGCCAGAGGGAGCACGTGCCCCACCTGGGAGAGAGCAGGTGACACCTTACCTGTGTGGGACGGGGATGAGAAAAAGATTATCCTGAACTCGAACTCGAACCCGGATGGGAGCGGGCAGGACTGGACCCTGGTGGGGGTGCAGGGAGAGACGGGCTGAGTCAGGTGAGACAGAGCCCTTCACCCCCACCTGCCCTAAGCCAGGGAGCCAGCTCTGCTCCAGGTTTGAGCACCCACCGAGGGCTGGCCTGCTGCAGGGTTCTCTCCGCTGGGCCCCAAGGCCCTGGGGACATCCGGGCTCCGTGGGGGCTCTGCAGCAGAGCTGTGGTCTCCACCTGCCCCAGCCAGTGCACTCCAACTCTTGAGATGGGGCAGCTGGCTCTGCCTGGCCTGGGCCCGCAGCCTGACAGGGCTCTCGTCTCTGCCTGATCTCAAGACACTGTGCCTGGTACCGTCCCCTctgccctgggggcggggagggcggcTGCCCCAGTGGCCGTGGGTCAGCAGGGAGTCATCTTCCAGCCAGTCCCCAGCCAAGCACTCCTCCTCGGGGATGAGCGCTGCCCAGGGGATGGGAGCTTCGCCTGGGCCCCGAGGTGGACCAGGGCCCTGGCGGCAGCTCTGGGCACTGCCCACGCCTCGGATGGCTGCCACATAGGCTGCCTGGCCAGAACTCGctgcagctgcctccctgtcactggtggggcCAGGCATCCGGGCCTTGGCCTGTTGTGCTGGGGTAGAGTGCCGGGGCCTCTTCTGGGTCGGCCTGGGGGGGCCTGTACTGTCCTCGCCCTCTGAGCTGCTACTGCTGGCCAGCTTGTGCCTGCTCCTCCGAGGCCTGGCCAAAGCTGGCACTGCCTGCCCCTGGGAGACCCTGACActggcctgagaggcctctggggGTCCTGAGCAGGGGCTCGAGGGAGGAGAGGTCTCAGGGTCAAACAGATGGTTACTTAGGAGGGTCTGGGGAGCTGGGGAGCTGTCAGGAGCTGTGGGGAGACAGAACCAACCATGAGGCAGGGCCCGTCACCATCCCCCCCACCCAGGCTAAAATGCCCCTTAGAGTCAGGGCCCAGGGGACCCTCAGCCTAGGGAGCAATGTCCCTAGGGGCAGGAGGTCCCTGCTTGCCTTGGCGCAAGGAGGCCGCTCGGAGCAGCCTCTCCATGGCGCCAGCCTTCTCTCGTGTCTCGCTGTCCAGATCCTTGAAATACAGCTTCACCCACTGCTGCAGCGTCTCCAGTGGGCTGTGGCCCTGTGTGGCACCCAGCTGAGCAGGGCTGGCAGGAGCAGGCCCACTGACCACGGCCCACACCCGCCTGGCCCAAGCCCTCGCTCACCTTCCTGGTTCGGAGGGTGACTGATGCCCCTCGCTCGATGAGCAGTTCAGCCACCTCGAAGTGGCCGCAGTTGAGGGCATCGTGCAGGGGAGTGATGCCCTCACAGCCCTGGCCACCAGGGTCATCTACTGCAGCCCCATGGTCCAGCAGGAAGCGGACGATGTCTGTGGGTCAGGGGACGTGAGTCAGCTCCCAGACCTCTTCTCAGACCCTCCCACCGTGTGCTGTCTCATGCTCACCCAAGTGCCCGTAGTTGCAGGCCTCGTGCAGGGGTGTCCAGCCACAGTAGTCCCGAGGGTTCAGGGGGTGGCCCTGTGATGGAGGACAGGAAGGAGCCTGGCCTCACCCCAGGGCTCTGAGGCCTTCAGGGCCTCGGTCTCAGGGCCCGGAGTGGGCCCCATAGGTCCAttccccagcccagcctggccctgGTCCCATGAGAGTGAAGGATATGCTCCCCTACCACGAGGCTCTGCGAGCCCTCAGGGGCTTGCGCAGGGCCAGCAGCCACGGtgctccctccagcccccaggTCCAGCCCTGTCCCCGGGGAGATAGTGTATCCCATCggagagcccctgcaggagcTTGCAAGGTGGCTGGAACAGGGTGGCGGGCTCACCTGCCTCACGAGGTCCTGGACGCGGCCCAGCTGGCCCTCAATGCAGGCTCGGTGCAGCATGGTCTCCCCGACGTCATTGCGTCGACTCCACTGTGGGACAGCCACCCCAGGATGGGGAGCAGAGGTGTGAGGCGAGCAGGCAGTGCTGGTGACCCCAGAAGGGGGACACATACTCACCCCGCTGTCCTCACCTCGGTCATTCTTCGCCGACCCAGGCAGCCCTGCAGCTCCTCATCCACCTCATCCTCTGGAACAGAGCCGAGCCCACCACCCCAGGTAAGCCAAGCCCTCTGTCCCCTGCCCTCCCAGACCTGGAGGGCAAGGGCCCAGCGCTGGCTCCTAGCCCACTCCCAACCCTGCCTATGGTCACCTCTGCCCATAGTTCCTCTGCCCATGGGGGATGCACCCCCGACCTTTCTGCCCACCTGATTCCCTGTCCATCGTGTGCTGACCTTTCACCCTACACCCAGACCCTGCTCTGTGGGTCAGTCTACCCCCATCCCTGACCTCTGCCGTCCCTCTCCTGGGAAGTGTCCTTGTCAATCACATCACACATTAAAACTAGCTTGTTGCTTGAACCCAGGCACCCTCCACCTGCACACTCCTGGCCTTCTCATCTGCGTCCACCTCTTTCCACCTGCTCTTTGCCCAACCCCCACTCTTCACCTCTGCTCTTGTCCTCTGCTCCCTCCTATGCCTCTGACCCTTTCTAGAACCTTCTTCTCCTCCACAGGCTCCTTTTACTGGGACTGTCTTGAACAGCAGCGcctaaacctggctttggttctCTCTCGCCACTCCTCCCATGGCTCCCTGCACCCACACCAGTGACATGCAGCCTGATGCCCCTCCAAGGCACGGCCCGAACTTCCCATGGACCCTGGCCACTCACCGAGAGGTTCTGGAGACCCCTCAAGTTCAAAACTGAACTTACTCCTCCTGGCCTCAAGGAGGGGTCCCCACCCCTCGCCACTCAGCCAGAAACCAGCCGACTCCTCCCgccctcctctcctctgccctGAGATGACTTCAGTCCAAGCCCTCCCCAGCCTGTCCCTCTTGGCCACCTTCCACAAGGCTGACCATGCTGGCCTCCAGGGGAAACTGCAATGGCTCTCGGCTCTCGAGGGTTTCAGGAAGTCTCCACTCCTGCCTTGCCTGCCCTGAGCCTCAGCCCTCCCACGGTGCTGTATCCCCAGGTCTGACTCTGCGCCATCTCCCCCAGCGGATGCCCATAGCTTCCCATCACCAGCCCCCCATGGAAGTTTCCAGGGCTGCCCCAGGCTCCTTGCATGCGCCCCATCTCCATCTGCTTCACCAGCACTGGTCACCTTTCCTGTGTAGGGCTGTCTCCTCCTGTCACAAGCCTATGAGCAGGTCCCTCAAGGGCCCCACCCTCACCAGCCCCAGTCCAGGGCTCGGCTCAGAGAAGGCATCAGGGAAGAAATGCCAGGGGCAGCCAGCATGGCGACCAAGGTAGTGTTTGGGCCTCACCGCTCTCTGAGAGCTCCACCTCACTGGTCTCCAAGGCATTgtcatccccctcttcctcctcctcctcctcctcgtccttGTCCTCATCTTTGGCCACACTCAGCTCCTGCAATCTGGCTTCAGTGCTAGTGGCCTCCTGGGGCTGCAGCCTCAGCTGCACGGTGTGGAGGTGCTGCAAGACCTGCCTCTGAGGAGCAGGGTACACGCAGCTCAGGACCCCGGGGATGCTAACCACCCCGAGCGGGGAGAAGGGGAACGAGGGGATGGGCAGGCTGTGCTTGGGGTCCCAGGGCAGGTGGGTGAGCTCCCGCACCTGCAGCTGGGGCTGCTGAGCCTGTTGGGCACAGCTGAGAGCCTTCTGAAAGCATGGCGCCAGCAGCTCATAGGCATCGCCAGCCTCTTCTCGGGACAGCGCAATGTTCAACCAGGTCTTGGCCTCCTGGAGCGGGAGGAGGAAGGATAAGCTCTGTGGCTGCTGTCCCGCATCTAGCCAGCCACAGCCATGGCACTAGCTCCCCTCTGTTGCCCACACGAAGCAGGAGGATAGCAGCCCCGGGAAGGAAGTGCAAGAGCTGTGGGGACGAACGCAGAGACCCTCCGTGTGCTGGGCGGAGCTGGGTGCCATCACCTCTCACCTCTAGGGCATTGCCATCCTGTAGCCTCAGCTCCTCCTCATAGTGGTGCACGGCCTGGCGGTGGTCCTTCATGTCTCCCAAGGTGGCAGCCAAGGACACGTGGATGACGGCCAACTCGGGCCCCGGCCTGCTTAGCAGCTCCGCGAAATGCAGCTGAGGAGGCAGCAACCGTGAGGCCAGTGCCGCTCCACACATTGCCGGCCCTGAGCATCGTCACccatctcctcccaccccaggcagGGGTGTGCACCTGCTTCTGGTAGGCCTCAGCCGCCTTGGGGAAGTCGCCTGCCTTGGAGAACAGGTCCCCCAGCTGCTCACAGATGCCCATGGCACCCTGAGGATCACTGCCCTCGGACTCCTCCAGCTGCTGCTGCAGCTGGACAACCGCCAGCACTGCTGGTAAGAGCCTTGTGGGAGGGTGTGGCACAGCGCGGGGCTCTGACCCGGCTTTGCCACCTGTTAGCCATGTGCCCTTAGGCAGCCACCCACCCTGTCCGGGCCTCTGCTCACCAGTCGGTAAGAGGGGGTATAGGAGACTCTACCTCATGGGGCTGCGAGGATTAGAAGAACTAACAAATAACTTGAGCAGTGCCTGGCTGACGGCAAAGGGGGGGGCACTGGCGAATGACACTCATTAGTCCTCCCGGCTGCGGGCGCCACCCACTCTCTCAGCCATTAGGCAGGGACGACTTCTATCTCCAGCTTGCCAATGAAGACACTGACTCATACCTAAACACCCAGCCAATCTCCTTACCACTCTCAGTGCCCCTCCAACA encodes:
- the TONSL gene encoding tonsoku-like protein isoform X2; its protein translation is MSLDRELRQLSKAKAKAQRSGQLREEAALCHQLGELLASHGRYAEALREHQQELQLLESADDPLGCAVAHRKIGERLAEMEDYSAALQHQHRYLELAHSLSNHIELQRAWATIGRTHLDIYDHHQTQDALLQAQTAFEKSLAIVDDKLQGTLAKRELSEMRTRLYLNLGLTFESLQQMTLCNDYFKKSIFLAEQNHLYEDLFRARYNLGAIHWRRGQHSQAMRCLEGARECAHIMKKGFMESECCLLISQVLQDLGDFLAAKRTLKKAYRLGSQKPLQKAMICRTLKYVLAVVQLQQQLEESEGSDPQGAMGICEQLGDLFSKAGDFPKAAEAYQKQLHFAELLSRPGPELAVIHVSLAATLGDMKDHRQAVHHYEEELRLQDGNALEEAKTWLNIALSREEAGDAYELLAPCFQKALSCAQQAQQPQLQRQVLQHLHTVQLRLQPQEATSTEARLQELSVAKDEDKDEEEEEEEEGDDNALETSEVELSESEDEVDEELQGCLGRRRMTEWSRRNDVGETMLHRACIEGQLGRVQDLVRQGHPLNPRDYCGWTPLHEACNYGHLDIVRFLLDHGAAVDDPGGQGCEGITPLHDALNCGHFEVAELLIERGASVTLRTRKGHSPLETLQQWVKLYFKDLDSETREKAGAMERLLRAASLRQAPDSSPAPQTLLSNHLFDPETSPPSSPCSGPPEASQASVRVSQGQAVPALARPRRSRHKLASSSSSEGEDSTGPPRPTQKRPRHSTPAQQAKARMPGPTSDREAAAASSGQAAYVAAIRGVGSAQSCRQGPGPPRGPGEAPIPWAALIPEEECLAGDWLEDDSLLTHGHWGSRPPRPQGRGDGTRHSVLRSGRDESPVRLRAQARQSQLPHLKSWSALAGAGGDHSSAAEPPRSPDVPRALGPSGENPAAGQPSGPVLPAPIRVRVRVQDNLFLIPVPHSREAYSVAWLAEQAAQRYYQACGLLPRLTLQKEGALLAPQDPIPDVLQSNEEVLAEVTSWDLPPLTDRYRRACQSLEQGEHQQVLQAMERHGSGPSFSACSLALGQAQLTPLLRALKLHAALRELRLAGNRLGDGCAAELLAALGTVPSLTLLDLSSNHLGPEGLRQLATGLLGHTTLQNLEELDLSMNPLGNGCGQALASVLRSCPSLITLHLQACGFGPSFFLSHQMALGSAFQDAKRLKTLSLSYNMLGTSALAQALQSLPTHTLLRLELNSVAASKSDTGLMEPVVRYLTKEGCALAHLSLSANHLGDKAVRDLSRCLPLCPSLISLDLSANPEIGCAGLEELLSVLQERPRGLSFLSLSGCAVQGPLGLRLWDKITAQLQELQLCSRRLSAEDRDALRQLLPSQQGPGACTVDRGPKLFFRRL
- the TONSL gene encoding tonsoku-like protein isoform X1; this translates as MSLDRELRQLSKAKAKAQRSGQLREEAALCHQLGELLASHGRYAEALREHQQELQLLESADDPLGCAVAHRKIGERLAEMEDYSAALQHQHRYLELAHSLSNHIELQRAWATIGRTHLDIYDHHQTQDALLQAQTAFEKSLAIVDDKLQGTLAKRELSEMRTRLYLNLGLTFESLQQMTLCNDYFKKSIFLAEQNHLYEDLFRARYNLGAIHWRRGQHSQAMRCLEGARECAHIMKKGFMESECCLLISQVLQDLGDFLAAKRTLKKAYRLGSQKPLQKAMICRTLKYAVLAVVQLQQQLEESEGSDPQGAMGICEQLGDLFSKAGDFPKAAEAYQKQLHFAELLSRPGPELAVIHVSLAATLGDMKDHRQAVHHYEEELRLQDGNALEEAKTWLNIALSREEAGDAYELLAPCFQKALSCAQQAQQPQLQRQVLQHLHTVQLRLQPQEATSTEARLQELSVAKDEDKDEEEEEEEEGDDNALETSEVELSESEDEVDEELQGCLGRRRMTEWSRRNDVGETMLHRACIEGQLGRVQDLVRQGHPLNPRDYCGWTPLHEACNYGHLDIVRFLLDHGAAVDDPGGQGCEGITPLHDALNCGHFEVAELLIERGASVTLRTRKGHSPLETLQQWVKLYFKDLDSETREKAGAMERLLRAASLRQAPDSSPAPQTLLSNHLFDPETSPPSSPCSGPPEASQASVRVSQGQAVPALARPRRSRHKLASSSSSEGEDSTGPPRPTQKRPRHSTPAQQAKARMPGPTSDREAAAASSGQAAYVAAIRGVGSAQSCRQGPGPPRGPGEAPIPWAALIPEEECLAGDWLEDDSLLTHGHWGSRPPRPQGRGDGTRHSVLRSGRDESPVRLRAQARQSQLPHLKSWSALAGAGGDHSSAAEPPRSPDVPRALGPSGENPAAGQPSGPVLPAPIRVRVRVQDNLFLIPVPHSREAYSVAWLAEQAAQRYYQACGLLPRLTLQKEGALLAPQDPIPDVLQSNEEVLAEVTSWDLPPLTDRYRRACQSLEQGEHQQVLQAMERHGSGPSFSACSLALGQAQLTPLLRALKLHAALRELRLAGNRLGDGCAAELLAALGTVPSLTLLDLSSNHLGPEGLRQLATGLLGHTTLQNLEELDLSMNPLGNGCGQALASVLRSCPSLITLHLQACGFGPSFFLSHQMALGSAFQDAKRLKTLSLSYNMLGTSALAQALQSLPTHTLLRLELNSVAASKSDTGLMEPVVRYLTKEGCALAHLSLSANHLGDKAVRDLSRCLPLCPSLISLDLSANPEIGCAGLEELLSVLQERPRGLSFLSLSGCAVQGPLGLRLWDKITAQLQELQLCSRRLSAEDRDALRQLLPSQQGPGACTVDRGPKLFFRRL